A region from the Chitinophaga sp. Cy-1792 genome encodes:
- a CDS encoding pirin family protein produces MTRYIFHKEDSRHHEFNEWLDSKKTFSFADYYNPKRMSFGALRVFNDDTVQATKGFGRHPHDNMEIISIPLEGSLIHKDNLGNEKVVKKGEIQLMSTGSGVFHSEYNHEQDKATRFLQIWIYPAQLNNAPAYSQVAINEAKSQHQFSTIVAPEEGPHTARIQQDAWLSIGHFGAGETFRYDIRKKDNGAYVYLISGNIEIDGHNLSAGDALGISDTHSFSGTIKSQDTTILITDVPMNLEK; encoded by the coding sequence ATATTTCATAAAGAAGACAGCCGCCACCATGAATTTAACGAATGGCTCGACAGCAAAAAGACTTTCAGCTTTGCGGATTACTACAATCCTAAAAGGATGAGCTTCGGGGCATTGCGTGTATTCAACGACGACACCGTACAGGCTACCAAAGGCTTTGGCCGCCATCCGCACGATAATATGGAGATTATTTCCATTCCCCTGGAAGGAAGTTTAATTCATAAAGATAACCTTGGCAATGAAAAAGTTGTTAAGAAGGGTGAAATACAGCTCATGAGTACCGGCAGCGGTGTTTTTCACAGCGAGTACAATCATGAACAGGACAAGGCAACCCGCTTCTTACAGATATGGATATATCCCGCACAGCTCAATAATGCACCTGCGTATTCACAGGTAGCAATAAACGAAGCGAAAAGTCAGCATCAGTTCAGCACCATTGTTGCCCCTGAAGAAGGCCCTCATACTGCCCGTATTCAGCAGGATGCCTGGTTGAGCATAGGACACTTCGGTGCAGGTGAAACATTCCGCTATGATATCCGTAAAAAAGATAACGGCGCATATGTATATCTCATCAGCGGCAACATAGAAATCGACGGTCATAACTTATCCGCCGGCGATGCCCTCGGCATCAGCGATACCCATTCCTTTAGCGGAACGATAAAAAGTCAGGATACAACAATACTGATAACAGACGTACCGATGAACCTTGAAAAGTAA
- a CDS encoding response regulator receiver protein produces MTSNISLRLLAIGYHPEIMQVLHRLMNSHSGWKGDIATSLEEATSLITNNTYDGILLAVGVTPEDETFIRTQVEITAPDTKIIRHYGGGSGLLENEIRTTFENLTTK; encoded by the coding sequence ATGACAAGTAACATATCTCTCCGCCTGCTGGCAATAGGTTATCACCCTGAAATCATGCAGGTACTGCACCGGCTTATGAATAGCCATTCCGGCTGGAAAGGCGATATAGCCACCAGTCTGGAAGAAGCCACCAGTCTGATTACCAATAACACCTACGATGGCATATTGCTCGCTGTAGGCGTTACCCCGGAAGATGAAACATTCATCAGAACACAGGTGGAAATTACAGCACCCGATACTAAAATCATCCGCCACTACGGCGGCGGTAGCGGACTGCTGGAAAATGAAATCAGAACAACATTCGAAAATCTCACTACAA